The following are encoded in a window of Sutcliffiella horikoshii genomic DNA:
- a CDS encoding type I restriction endonuclease subunit R has product MTKISYNDEAEVERRLIEVLGEGHNQWNYRPDLKSEEDLWKNLRQKITQNNLSEIGEHSISDKEFDSIKTELLSRTKTPFDAARWLKGENGIARITIEREDVSLGSMSLILYSNQDIGGGISTYEVVHQIAKQKVDADGRDRRFDVTLLINGLPIVQIELKQVNAKDGVFQAYNQIKKYAEEGMFRNNIFSTLQLFVISNEQTTRYFANAMPKDMHKKFVFSWRTTDNRKVENLYEFVKQVLNIPDAHRLVANYTIVSEDQDNKALMVLHPYQIHAIEALFTSAMKRESGFVWHATGSGKTLTSFVSTKLLARKPGVDRTIMIIDRKDLDNQTTTEFTKFASEFNTGISSGKAKANSLIVGTKSAKKLSETLLSDANSNTVIITTRQKLESALRIAQKQEEKSGTQRFKKLIGQHIVFVVDECHRALSAEGMESIKGFFPNSTWFGFTGTPIFNENKKQAKGQLARTTRDQYGEILHTYTIKNALEDGSVLGFQVEHEDTIEPTSLYNSIFNQLRQNEKFADCSDDELNEMIDKMDGIEKETYIPNSSYENEEHIQKVIHKIFRPDNAYTKFDFKNGRPQKSAILTTSSIDMAKRYYHAIKEMTKNPEWITTEFAGHPIRTGRTIDDPNFPRIAITYSVQENEENSNQFQDEMKGIIKEYNHYYQTAWSIEDIERYNGDINNRLARKRAEFKQFGKQIDLVIVVDRLLTGFDAPTIQTLFVDRNLSYANLIQAFSRTNRTYPGKTKGLIVTFRKPSTMEQNVKDATKLYSNENEDSQLVYPTFDESKKRFKKAHKSLKTLVPNPTDINEHSSLEIRIEFVKAFQELNNAFEALVTYDDYNDDMEKSKVLQEQVKTLEEYIGVYNTVKGSLVEEGGEGTSPDFSGIEFYGENAIKLYDIDSTYIDQLLGTYSANNQSIRFEIEKALQKLKKSEVVKEVYRSILNAVDNKEISPEEDVFVVKRSYFTQSYNQTIKEFANAWFVEERELHASAVQYQIGIDPIPNIGGIINSKEFDKYKAVHPGARPLKYGPEMKRQWRKTLDEIILPLENELK; this is encoded by the coding sequence ATGACAAAGATATCCTATAATGATGAAGCTGAGGTGGAACGTCGCCTGATTGAAGTGTTAGGGGAAGGGCATAATCAGTGGAATTATCGTCCGGATTTAAAGTCTGAAGAAGACCTTTGGAAGAACTTGCGTCAAAAGATTACCCAAAATAACTTATCAGAAATTGGGGAACACTCCATTTCTGATAAAGAGTTTGATTCAATTAAAACAGAATTACTCTCGAGAACAAAGACTCCTTTCGATGCGGCTAGATGGCTAAAGGGTGAGAATGGAATTGCTCGGATTACGATAGAACGTGAGGATGTATCTTTAGGGTCAATGTCGCTGATTTTGTATTCCAACCAAGACATCGGGGGCGGCATCTCTACATACGAAGTGGTGCATCAGATTGCTAAACAAAAGGTAGACGCTGATGGTCGTGATCGTCGATTTGACGTGACACTCTTAATCAATGGACTGCCTATCGTACAAATAGAATTGAAGCAGGTAAATGCCAAAGACGGTGTATTCCAAGCTTACAACCAGATAAAAAAATACGCAGAGGAAGGGATGTTTCGAAACAACATCTTTTCTACGCTGCAGCTTTTTGTGATTTCAAACGAACAAACAACTCGCTATTTTGCCAATGCAATGCCAAAAGACATGCATAAAAAATTTGTCTTTAGCTGGCGGACTACTGATAATCGCAAAGTAGAAAACCTCTATGAATTTGTAAAACAAGTTCTAAACATTCCAGATGCCCACCGTTTGGTTGCTAATTATACGATCGTTAGTGAGGATCAGGACAATAAAGCATTGATGGTATTACATCCGTATCAAATTCATGCGATCGAGGCTTTGTTTACATCTGCCATGAAACGAGAATCTGGATTCGTGTGGCATGCGACCGGTTCAGGAAAGACATTAACAAGTTTTGTATCTACGAAGTTACTAGCCCGTAAGCCAGGTGTAGACCGAACAATAATGATCATCGACCGAAAAGACTTAGATAATCAAACAACAACGGAATTCACTAAGTTTGCTTCAGAGTTTAATACGGGTATTTCTTCGGGCAAAGCTAAGGCTAATAGCTTAATAGTTGGGACAAAGAGTGCGAAGAAACTAAGTGAAACTCTGTTATCTGATGCCAACTCGAATACAGTTATTATTACCACACGACAAAAATTGGAATCTGCTTTACGAATTGCTCAAAAACAAGAAGAAAAAAGTGGCACCCAGCGCTTTAAGAAATTGATTGGGCAGCATATTGTTTTTGTTGTGGATGAATGTCACCGAGCGTTAAGTGCAGAGGGAATGGAATCCATTAAGGGATTCTTTCCAAACTCTACATGGTTCGGTTTTACAGGTACGCCGATTTTTAATGAAAATAAAAAACAAGCGAAAGGTCAATTGGCACGGACCACGCGTGATCAGTATGGGGAAATTCTTCATACCTATACCATTAAGAATGCATTAGAGGATGGTTCAGTTTTAGGGTTTCAAGTAGAACACGAAGATACGATTGAACCAACCTCCCTATATAATTCTATTTTTAATCAACTGCGTCAGAATGAAAAATTCGCCGATTGTAGTGATGACGAACTGAACGAAATGATTGATAAAATGGATGGAATAGAGAAGGAAACTTATATTCCGAACTCTTCCTATGAAAATGAGGAGCATATTCAAAAAGTTATTCATAAGATCTTTCGGCCTGATAACGCCTACACAAAATTTGATTTTAAAAATGGCCGTCCTCAAAAGTCAGCCATTTTAACAACGAGTTCCATTGACATGGCAAAACGATATTATCATGCTATTAAAGAAATGACGAAAAATCCTGAATGGATAACAACCGAATTTGCAGGTCATCCAATTCGGACAGGACGTACGATAGATGATCCCAATTTCCCAAGAATTGCAATTACCTATTCGGTACAAGAAAACGAAGAAAATTCAAATCAATTCCAAGATGAAATGAAAGGCATTATAAAAGAGTATAACCATTATTATCAAACGGCTTGGTCGATTGAAGATATTGAACGGTATAATGGCGACATTAACAATCGTTTAGCTCGTAAAAGAGCAGAATTTAAACAGTTTGGGAAGCAGATTGATTTAGTAATCGTTGTAGATCGCTTACTAACTGGATTTGATGCACCAACCATTCAAACCCTATTTGTTGACCGTAATTTAAGCTATGCCAACTTGATTCAAGCCTTTTCTCGCACCAATCGCACGTATCCTGGAAAAACGAAGGGATTGATCGTAACATTCCGTAAACCTTCAACGATGGAGCAGAACGTAAAGGATGCGACAAAATTATACTCCAATGAAAACGAAGATTCCCAACTTGTTTATCCGACCTTTGACGAATCAAAAAAACGGTTCAAGAAGGCACATAAATCTCTGAAAACTCTAGTGCCAAACCCTACAGATATTAATGAACATTCTTCACTGGAAATTCGAATTGAATTTGTGAAAGCCTTTCAAGAGCTAAATAATGCCTTTGAGGCTCTAGTTACGTATGATGATTACAATGATGATATGGAGAAATCAAAAGTTCTTCAAGAACAGGTAAAGACACTAGAAGAATATATTGGCGTGTATAACACGGTGAAGGGATCGCTCGTAGAGGAAGGTGGCGAAGGAACGAGCCCAGATTTCTCAGGCATTGAATTCTATGGAGAAAATGCGATTAAACTCTATGACATTGATTCAACCTATATTGACCAGTTATTGGGTACGTATTCGGCAAACAATCAGAGTATCCGATTTGAGATTGAAAAAGCACTTCAAAAGTTAAAAAAATCAGAAGTTGTTAAAGAGGTCTACCGATCTATTTTAAACGCTGTCGATAACAAAGAAATATCTCCAGAGGAAGATGTTTTTGTAGTGAAACGTTCTTACTTTACGCAGTCCTACAATCAAACTATAAAAGAATTCGCAAATGCTTGGTTTGTGGAAGAGCGAGAGCTACATGCCTCTGCAGTTCAATATCAGATAGGAATAGATCCTATCCCGAATATTGGGGGAATAATTAACAGCAAGGAATTTGATAAGTATAAAGCGGTACATCCAGGAGCAAGACCTTTGAAATATGGCCCAGAAATGAAGCGACAATGGAGAAAGACATTAGATGAAATTATTTTACCTTTAGAAAACGAGTTGAAATAG
- a CDS encoding restriction endonuclease subunit S, whose protein sequence is MKSKWTPEVRFPEFSGDWEQQKLGDIANFFRGNGYSKSDLTDKGSQIILYGRLYTKYETVIKSVDTFTKLKERSVISKGNEVIIPSSGETSEDISRASFVSVPGIILGGDLNIVQPSDKIDPVFLALTISNGEQQKELSKRAQGKSVVHLHNSDLKKVNLIFPEREEQTKIGNLFKQLDDTIAIHQQELTTLKQTKQGFLQKLFPKEGESVPEVRFPGFTGEWEQCKLREMLAEPVTDGPHETPKLEESGIPFISVDAIVDNQIDFDRKRGYISEETDELYSKKYRPQYHDVFLVKSGSTVGKTAIVETKERFNIWSPLAAMRVGEVSNPYFLYFLLQTRKMQNQVKDKASSGTQPNLGMRELEKFHTQITPNLEEQKKIGAFFQQLDNLITLHQRELEALKKTKKAFLQKMFV, encoded by the coding sequence GTGAAAAGTAAATGGACACCAGAAGTTCGTTTTCCAGAATTTTCTGGAGATTGGGAACAACAGAAGTTGGGAGATATAGCTAATTTCTTTAGGGGTAATGGATATTCAAAAAGTGATTTAACTGATAAAGGTAGCCAAATTATATTGTATGGGCGTTTATATACAAAGTACGAAACGGTTATAAAATCTGTAGACACTTTTACTAAATTAAAAGAAAGATCCGTAATAAGTAAAGGTAATGAAGTAATTATTCCATCTTCTGGAGAAACTTCAGAAGATATTTCAAGAGCATCTTTTGTTAGTGTTCCGGGAATTATATTGGGTGGAGATTTAAATATTGTACAACCAAGTGATAAAATTGACCCAGTGTTTTTAGCTCTGACTATTTCTAATGGCGAGCAGCAAAAAGAACTAAGCAAACGCGCACAAGGGAAATCTGTAGTTCACTTACATAATTCAGATTTAAAAAAGGTGAACTTAATTTTTCCGGAAAGAGAAGAGCAAACCAAAATAGGAAACTTATTCAAACAACTAGACGACACAATAGCTATTCATCAGCAAGAACTAACCACCCTCAAACAAACAAAACAGGGTTTCTTACAAAAATTATTTCCAAAAGAAGGGGAGTCCGTGCCGGAAGTTCGTTTCCCAGGATTTACTGGAGAGTGGGAACAGTGTAAACTTCGTGAAATGTTGGCAGAGCCTGTTACTGATGGACCTCATGAAACTCCCAAACTTGAAGAGAGTGGAATCCCATTTATCTCAGTTGATGCAATCGTTGATAATCAGATTGATTTTGACAGAAAACGTGGATATATTTCTGAAGAGACTGATGAGTTGTACTCTAAAAAGTACAGACCTCAATATCATGATGTCTTCTTGGTTAAGTCAGGTTCAACTGTGGGTAAGACGGCAATCGTTGAAACTAAAGAGCGTTTTAATATTTGGTCTCCATTAGCTGCCATGCGAGTTGGTGAAGTGTCTAATCCGTACTTTTTGTATTTCTTATTACAAACAAGAAAGATGCAAAACCAAGTAAAAGATAAAGCTTCTAGCGGTACTCAGCCAAATTTAGGTATGCGAGAATTAGAAAAATTCCATACACAAATCACCCCTAATCTTGAGGAACAAAAGAAAATCGGTGCCTTTTTCCAGCAACTCGACAATCTCATCACCCTTCATCAGCGTGAATTAGAAGCCTTGAAAAAAACGAAAAAAGCATTTCTACAAAAGATGTTTGTTTAA
- a CDS encoding type I restriction-modification system subunit M, protein MAGLNQKLFSAADNLRSKMDASEYKNYLLGLIFYKYLSDKLLEKVVVIADESLEEYNTQTKQTQLYINLLADDDIKNDLIETLVDTLGYDIAPEHLFNVLTDQAKQNTFQLNDLNKAFIDLATKYDQFNGLFDDVDLKSKKLGSDDQQRNITITEVLKKLNDVDLMGHDGDVIGDAYEFLIGQFASEAGKKAGEFYTPHEVSDMMARIAAMGQEDKKLFSVYDPTMGSGSLMLNIRNYINFPDSVKYHGQELNTTTFNLAKMNLILHGVDKEDMRLRNGDTLNKDWPTDEPYTFDSVLMNPPYSAKWSADDTFLDDSRFNRFGKLAPKSKADFAFLLHGFYHLKDSGTMAIVLPHGVLFRGAAEGVIRKKLLEDGSIDAVIGMPGNLFFGTSIPTTVIILKKNRETRDVLFIDASKGFIKGKNQNKLSKDNLDKIVETYRNRESVERYSHVASFDEIKENEFNLNIPRYVDTFVEETAVDMAVIGSTIKDIRKEKAELESSLFDMISSLQFDEENAEWINGALEVFYREK, encoded by the coding sequence ATGGCAGGATTAAACCAAAAGTTATTTAGTGCCGCAGACAATTTGCGGAGCAAAATGGATGCATCTGAATACAAAAACTATTTATTAGGTTTGATATTTTACAAGTACTTATCGGATAAATTACTAGAAAAAGTGGTTGTCATCGCTGATGAGTCACTTGAAGAATACAACACACAAACGAAACAAACTCAATTGTACATAAATCTATTAGCAGACGATGATATCAAAAATGATCTCATTGAAACGCTAGTAGATACTCTAGGCTATGATATTGCGCCAGAACACTTATTCAATGTATTAACCGACCAAGCAAAGCAAAACACGTTTCAGTTGAATGACTTAAATAAAGCCTTTATCGATCTAGCGACCAAATATGATCAATTCAATGGATTGTTTGATGATGTGGATTTAAAATCAAAAAAACTGGGTTCAGATGATCAACAACGAAACATTACCATCACAGAAGTTTTAAAGAAACTAAACGATGTCGATTTGATGGGACATGATGGAGACGTAATTGGAGATGCCTATGAATTCTTGATCGGTCAATTTGCTTCAGAAGCTGGGAAAAAAGCTGGAGAATTTTATACGCCTCATGAAGTATCGGACATGATGGCTCGTATTGCTGCAATGGGTCAAGAAGACAAAAAATTGTTTAGCGTATATGATCCAACCATGGGCTCGGGTTCCTTGATGTTGAATATTCGTAACTATATAAACTTTCCGGACAGCGTTAAATATCATGGACAAGAACTAAATACAACAACCTTTAACCTGGCAAAAATGAACTTGATCTTGCATGGTGTAGATAAAGAAGATATGCGTTTGCGTAATGGAGATACACTGAATAAAGACTGGCCGACAGATGAGCCTTATACGTTTGATTCCGTTCTTATGAATCCTCCGTATTCTGCAAAATGGTCGGCAGATGACACATTCTTAGATGATTCTCGCTTCAACCGTTTCGGAAAGTTGGCGCCAAAATCAAAAGCAGATTTCGCCTTTCTTTTACATGGTTTCTATCATTTGAAAGATTCAGGAACGATGGCAATTGTCTTACCGCATGGGGTTCTCTTCCGTGGAGCTGCAGAAGGTGTCATCCGAAAGAAACTATTAGAAGATGGAAGCATCGATGCCGTTATTGGAATGCCAGGCAACTTATTCTTTGGAACGTCCATTCCCACCACAGTCATCATCTTGAAGAAGAATCGCGAAACGCGTGATGTTCTGTTTATTGATGCGAGTAAAGGGTTTATAAAAGGAAAGAACCAGAATAAACTTTCCAAAGATAATCTAGATAAAATTGTAGAAACGTATAGAAATCGGGAAAGCGTTGAGAGATATAGTCACGTTGCTTCATTTGATGAGATTAAAGAAAATGAGTTTAATTTAAATATTCCTAGATACGTAGATACTTTTGTGGAAGAAACAGCTGTGGATATGGCTGTAATCGGCTCAACAATTAAAGATATTCGTAAAGAAAAAGCAGAACTAGAATCTAGTCTATTTGATATGATTTCATCATTACAATTTGATGAGGAAAACGCAGAATGGATCAATGGTGCATTAGAGGTGTTTTATCGTGAAAAGTAA
- a CDS encoding restriction endonuclease subunit S produces the protein MKLEEIVTVKIGRNLSRGTEKNNLSLVAYSYEDLIHDLEGLFLKSKAGSHEDQRDGYLSRAGDVVFSFVSSRAAIVSDQNQGKIINQNFAKLIIEHDGLDSRYLCYALNESSSIKKQMAISMQGSTVPKLTPAILKELEFKLPTLEKQRTIGKAYFYLKKQQALAKKQAELEEQLYLEVLRKLDY, from the coding sequence ATGAAACTTGAAGAGATTGTAACTGTTAAAATTGGAAGAAACCTTTCGAGAGGAACTGAAAAAAATAATCTATCTCTTGTGGCTTATTCGTATGAGGATCTAATTCATGATTTAGAAGGTTTATTTCTAAAATCTAAAGCTGGTAGCCATGAAGATCAAAGAGATGGCTACTTAAGCCGTGCTGGAGATGTTGTTTTTAGTTTTGTTAGTTCCAGAGCTGCAATAGTGAGTGACCAAAACCAAGGGAAAATTATTAACCAAAACTTTGCGAAACTCATTATCGAGCATGATGGACTGGATAGCAGATATCTGTGTTATGCGTTGAATGAATCATCCTCGATTAAAAAGCAGATGGCCATCAGTATGCAAGGAAGTACTGTACCCAAGTTAACTCCAGCTATATTAAAAGAGTTGGAATTTAAGCTACCAACTCTTGAGAAACAACGGACAATTGGAAAAGCTTATTTCTATTTAAAGAAGCAGCAAGCTCTAGCAAAAAAACAGGCAGAACTTGAAGAACAGCTGTATTTAGAAGTTTTAAGAAAACTAGATTACTAG
- a CDS encoding efflux RND transporter periplasmic adaptor subunit, which translates to MNTKRKKKSKRGPIIWSIIGAVVLIVVLAPMFMPRGTGSIEKEYVQKKDITTYYSFTGTIQAENRKSMSSDKSDRVKEILVKEGDLVKKGDVLLETEMSGEINADMDGEVVGIHTEDGADVMAGAPLIDLADYRDLQAEVKVDEYDLDTVKEKQDVTIEVSALNKEVKGTVASISKEAKNENGVSYFTAIINLEEVEEIRAGMTAVAIIQNQEAKGVKTLSMEAIKFDDQDQPYVLISNNGKETIKKYIELGINDGKRIEVKEGLKEGDAVILSTSAGSQGGFGPGGLPAPGMMGGNQ; encoded by the coding sequence ATGAACACTAAACGAAAGAAAAAGAGCAAAAGAGGACCCATCATATGGTCCATTATTGGAGCTGTTGTCCTAATCGTGGTGCTCGCTCCTATGTTTATGCCGCGAGGGACAGGTTCGATAGAAAAGGAGTACGTACAGAAAAAAGATATTACTACCTACTATAGCTTCACAGGAACGATACAAGCAGAGAATAGGAAAAGCATGTCGAGTGATAAGAGCGATCGAGTAAAGGAGATTCTTGTGAAAGAAGGAGACTTAGTGAAAAAAGGCGATGTTCTCCTTGAAACAGAAATGAGTGGAGAGATTAATGCAGATATGGATGGTGAAGTCGTGGGGATTCATACAGAAGATGGGGCCGATGTCATGGCTGGTGCCCCACTTATTGATTTAGCAGATTATCGTGATCTTCAGGCAGAAGTCAAAGTGGACGAGTATGATTTGGATACCGTGAAGGAAAAGCAAGACGTGACCATAGAAGTGAGTGCCCTGAATAAAGAGGTCAAAGGCACCGTCGCATCGATTTCGAAAGAAGCAAAAAACGAAAATGGGGTATCTTATTTCACGGCCATCATTAATTTAGAAGAGGTTGAAGAGATCAGGGCCGGCATGACAGCAGTGGCAATCATTCAAAATCAAGAGGCCAAAGGGGTGAAGACCTTATCCATGGAAGCCATTAAATTCGATGATCAGGATCAACCTTATGTTTTGATATCAAATAATGGAAAGGAAACGATTAAGAAATATATTGAATTAGGGATCAATGATGGAAAAAGGATTGAAGTGAAGGAAGGTCTGAAAGAGGGAGATGCTGTGATCCTTTCTACTTCCGCCGGGAGTCAAGGTGGTTTTGGGCCAGGAGGGCTTCCAGCTCCCGGAATGATGGGAGGTAATCAGTGA
- a CDS encoding ABC transporter ATP-binding protein, with protein MSLLQMQEVIKTYWLGDEQHTVLDKIDFSVDRGEFVSILGPSGSGKSTMMNILGCLDEPTSGRYILSGQEVSLMEEDELASIRNKEIGFVFQQFQLLPKLTALQNVELPLIYSGISVKERKSKAEHMLERVGLQDKMMNRPTQLSGGQQQRVAVARALVTEPALLLADEPTGALDQKTGAQIMELFSELHQEGKTIVMITHDLEVANQAGRIVRILDGRLREEEAHA; from the coding sequence ATGTCACTTCTTCAGATGCAGGAGGTTATAAAAACCTATTGGTTGGGAGATGAGCAGCACACCGTGTTGGATAAGATCGACTTTTCAGTGGACCGGGGTGAGTTCGTTTCCATACTTGGTCCGTCTGGGTCAGGTAAGTCAACGATGATGAATATACTGGGCTGCCTCGACGAACCAACTTCAGGAAGATATATTCTCTCTGGACAAGAGGTCAGTCTGATGGAAGAGGATGAACTTGCTTCCATACGCAATAAAGAGATCGGCTTTGTATTTCAACAGTTTCAGTTGTTGCCTAAGTTGACAGCCCTCCAGAATGTAGAATTGCCTCTGATTTACTCAGGCATTTCAGTCAAAGAGAGAAAGTCCAAAGCTGAACACATGCTTGAAAGGGTAGGACTTCAAGATAAGATGATGAACCGTCCCACCCAACTTTCCGGTGGCCAGCAACAAAGAGTAGCGGTAGCGAGGGCTTTAGTGACAGAGCCTGCCCTGCTGCTTGCTGATGAACCGACGGGAGCTCTTGACCAAAAGACAGGAGCACAAATTATGGAGCTTTTTTCTGAACTCCATCAAGAAGGGAAAACCATCGTCATGATCACTCACGATCTTGAGGTAGCGAATCAGGCTGGCAGGATCGTCAGGATTCTTGACGGAAGACTAAGAGAGGAGGAAGCACATGCTTAG
- a CDS encoding ABC transporter permease: MLRENIYMAWRNIVSSKMRSFLTVLGIVIGVASIIALITIVKGATNSISDQVTSLGADKVTIQAPGTPLKRGLTERDVSRLADIEHVDGVSPTITSTTSLVYEGKVLEDVTIQGKNEVYFSKSDDLLESGREMNRLDIEGKNKVALIGPSIEDDLFFGKNPIGQKITLGGSSYTIIGTLKESTNYSGDSQNDHVLIPYTAVRSFPGGNNMTNVDIYMENTSYSDQITEDAEWVLNQAFNYKEDGYSIMNMTDMLSTIDDINSMLTLMLTGIASISLIVGGIGIMNMMLVSVTERTTEIGLRKALGAEPKKIQQQFLMESVFLSLIGGVIGLLAGIFIAYVASLVIGTGFSLSISTVILAVGFSAGIGVLFGYAPAKKASHLNPIDALRST; this comes from the coding sequence ATGCTTAGAGAAAATATTTACATGGCATGGAGGAACATCGTGTCTTCCAAAATGAGGTCATTTCTGACAGTCCTGGGGATTGTCATTGGGGTTGCCTCGATCATTGCCTTGATTACCATTGTGAAGGGAGCTACAAATTCAATCAGTGATCAGGTAACGTCACTTGGTGCCGACAAAGTGACGATTCAAGCTCCAGGGACTCCCTTAAAGAGGGGGTTAACGGAAAGGGACGTGAGCAGGCTGGCAGACATTGAACATGTAGATGGTGTGTCACCTACGATTACTTCCACTACATCCCTTGTTTACGAGGGAAAGGTACTCGAAGATGTGACCATTCAAGGGAAAAATGAGGTGTACTTTTCGAAATCAGACGATCTATTGGAATCCGGTAGAGAGATGAACCGACTCGATATAGAGGGAAAGAATAAGGTGGCGTTGATTGGACCTTCCATAGAAGACGATTTATTCTTCGGGAAAAATCCAATAGGACAGAAGATTACCCTCGGTGGATCTTCGTATACCATTATCGGAACCTTGAAGGAGTCCACGAATTACTCCGGCGATTCACAAAATGATCACGTCTTGATTCCTTATACAGCCGTCAGGAGCTTTCCCGGTGGAAATAATATGACCAACGTGGATATCTATATGGAGAATACCTCCTATTCTGATCAAATTACGGAGGACGCAGAGTGGGTATTGAATCAGGCATTCAATTATAAAGAAGATGGTTATTCAATCATGAACATGACCGACATGCTTTCTACCATTGACGATATTAACTCGATGCTAACGCTCATGCTGACGGGAATTGCGTCTATTTCCCTCATTGTTGGTGGGATCGGGATCATGAATATGATGTTAGTGTCGGTGACAGAAAGGACGACGGAAATCGGTTTGAGAAAAGCACTTGGGGCCGAGCCGAAAAAAATTCAGCAGCAGTTTCTTATGGAATCTGTGTTCCTTTCCCTTATTGGGGGCGTCATCGGCTTGTTGGCGGGTATATTCATTGCCTATGTGGCAAGCCTCGTCATCGGTACAGGCTTTTCATTATCGATCTCAACGGTCATCCTTGCGGTAGGATTCTCGGCGGGAATCGGTGTCCTGTTTGGATATGCACCAGCTAAAAAGGCTTCACACCTGAATCCAATTGATGCGTTGAGAAGCACATAA
- a CDS encoding response regulator transcription factor — MITILITEDDANIRKLMVHSLQNEGYSVLQAINGRGALNLMEDHHIDLLVTDVMMPEMNGVELTSDLRQTGHQIPVLMVTALESIDDKKSGFTSGADDYMVKPIDMDELLMRVRALLRRAQIVADKKLTIRHTELHYEHFTVVKEGKTIELPKKEFLLVYKLLSSPKKIFTRQQLMDEIWGLNAESDSRTVDVHIKRLREKIKDIDDFSIVTVWGLGYKAEITV; from the coding sequence TTGATTACCATTTTGATTACAGAAGATGATGCAAACATTCGAAAACTGATGGTCCACTCATTACAGAATGAGGGGTATTCTGTTCTCCAGGCTATAAATGGACGGGGAGCCTTAAATCTAATGGAAGATCATCATATTGATCTCCTGGTTACCGACGTGATGATGCCGGAGATGAACGGAGTCGAGCTGACGTCAGACTTAAGGCAGACCGGTCATCAAATCCCCGTTCTAATGGTGACGGCACTCGAAAGTATAGATGACAAGAAATCAGGCTTTACGTCCGGTGCGGACGATTATATGGTGAAACCCATCGATATGGATGAGTTACTCATGCGTGTCAGAGCACTTCTTCGCCGGGCGCAGATTGTGGCAGATAAGAAGCTGACGATACGACATACAGAACTTCATTATGAACATTTTACAGTGGTGAAAGAAGGAAAAACGATTGAACTTCCTAAAAAGGAATTTTTATTAGTATATAAATTGTTGTCCAGTCCCAAGAAAATATTTACACGCCAGCAGCTGATGGATGAAATATGGGGGCTGAATGCAGAATCAGACAGCAGAACGGTGGATGTGCACATTAAGAGACTAAGGGAAAAGATAAAAGATATTGACGATTTCAGTATTGTCACGGTATGGGGACTCGGTTATAAGGCGGAGATCACCGTATGA